The window AGACCGGCAGTTGGTCGTCGACTTCTTGTGCGAGGCGTTTGGGGGGCCGGTTATCTACCGCGGGCGCGATATGAAAACCTCGCACGAAGGCCTCAACATCAGCGAAAGTGACTGGCAGATCTTTGTGAAGCACACATTGGCAACGCTCGATAAGTTCGGTGTCCAGGGCAAAGAGCGGGAGGAATTCCTGGCCGCTGCTGCCAGTCTCAAAGCGGACATTGTCGACCGGTAGCCGATCACTCACGGGCTTTTTACCGAGCCTCGCCAAGCGCCGGGATGAGCCGACAGGACCCGTCTGCCTCGTGCCAGGGGATGACCTGCTGGTCGTGCCCGCACCAGTTGACGTCGGTAACGACCTGGTAGCGCTGTCAGTCGTGGTGTCTTGCCAGTCATGGTGTCGGAGATGCTCGGTACGGAAGCCCTGAAAGTCGCCCGAGACGCCCGCACCGGGGTAGGGGTGCGTGGGCGGCGAAAGCTCGGCGGCGACATCGGGGCGATTCTAGAGAGATTCACCGCGCTCGCGTTGGCAAGCGATACCCAGGCGCCCTGGTTCTGGAGGTCCGCTATGCGCGAGGAAAGCCAGAACTCTTCCCGGCGGTTAACGGCCGAGCTTGTAGGGCTACGCGTGGATGCGATCTACCTAGCGTCCGATCCAGCCATCTTGGCTGCGAAGCAGGCGACTACCACGATCCCGATCGTGATGGTCGCCTGCGATGCGGTCGCAGCGGGCTTGCTCGCGAGCCCGGCCAGCGGGTCGAGCTTACACCCGTGCGGCGATCCGCCGACGGTGGTGGTCCTCGACCTTGCGTTGTAGCGCTTCGAGATCCCAGTCGCTCAGCAGCGGTATGAGTCTTGTTCTCGGCTCGCCTTCGTAATACCGGAAGCGATTGTGGGGGCCGAATTGGATGTTGCCTACCAGCACGCCAAGCGAGCACACCTCAAGAGCCCAACCGGTTCCCAGCGTCGCACGCTCACGATACTCCAGTGCCATGGTGAGGCTGACCTCCCGACGGGAGGGTAACAGCCGCCGGGCGCTTGCCGGCAAGAAAACTGCCCTTACTGCGTGCGCCGTCCTATCGTCCCGTGGCCGGGCTGCTTCAGCTTGAGCCACTTCAAGGTGCGCGTGCCACGTGGCGAGCAGGATGCAGCGGCCGGCTATTGAGGCGCTTCGGCTGTCCAGCCGCGCGCTCTCATGCACATGCGGTACAGAAGGGCTTCTCGCTTGCCGTCGGTGCTGGCGCCGACAGTCATGGGAGTTTCACTGGCGCCCCGTGAGATCTGAGGCTCCTGCACACAGGCGTAGCTGTCCTGCCTGAAGTCAGACACGTCCGAGCCGGCCTTGCTGTAGCTGTAGATGGGCTCTGTGCAGCCAACCAGCAGGACGCACGCCGAGAAGATGAGGACCGCGAGTTGTGATATGAGCGGATTCCCCCTCGACTGATCTTCTGACCGCGCGCGATCGGGCGATATTGGACCTTGGTCCCGTCCCATCGGGAATAGGCGCCAGGGTTCCAAGCAACCTCACACGACATCCCGCCGCGCCTCGGCTTGTGCTCCATGGCCGCTATCGCCGGGCCATTACTGACCGATTGCCCTTCGTCCTCTGCTCCCGCTGGATGGCGGCGGTCGCGCGCCGCAGTTGCATGACGTCCCTCTCCAATGGTCGAGCACGCGCGAGGAGAGTGGTTCGTGTCGGCCCGCAACCGCACGCTGGCCCGCTCGCGTAGGCGCGCCCGCAGCGGCTGCTGCGCCGGTCGGCGGCTGACGCTGACCAACCCGGGACTTTCGACGGCCTGTTCATCGACCAATTTTCAGCTGATCAAAGACACGCCAGCACGCTGGTGCCAAGTTCGCTATCCTGCTGGATATGGTCGCCGCCGAGACCCCGGTGGTGTTCGTGGTGGACGACGACCCGTCCGTCCGGAAGAGCCTCACGCGGTTGCTCAGGGCTGCGGGGTGGGAGGTCGAGTCTTTCGCCTCGGGTCGCGAGTTTCTGGCCCAACCACGGCCCGACCGTCCTTCCTGCCTGTTGCTGGACGTCCGGATGCCCGGGTTGACCGGGCCCGCCCTGCAGGACGCTCTCGAAAGCTTGGGGGAGCGGCTCTCTATCGTGTTCCTCACCGGCTACGGCGACGTCCGGATGGGCGTGCGGGCCATGAAGGGCGGGGCCGTTGACGTGCTCACGAAGCCGGTGAGCAAGGAGGAGCTTCTCGATGCGGTGGAACGAGCGGTGGCCATCGCGCTGCGGGATCGGCGGGAACGGGCCCGGATCAAGGAGATCCGGGATCGCATCAAGACGCTGACTCCGCGTGAGGCCATGGTCTTCGCCCTGGTCGTGACCGGAATGTTGAACAAGCAGAGCGCGGCGGAGCTGGGCGTCGTGGAAAAGACGGTCAAGATGCATCGAGCCCGCGTAATGGAGAAGATGCGGGCCGGATCGCTGGCCGAGCTGGTCCGGCTGGCCGCCGAAGCGGGCGTGCTCGCGGCCAAGTCAGGGCCTGCACCAGGTTAGTCCTGTGCCGAGCGGTCGTCGTCGTCCCTCCTGCGTAGTGGCCCAAGGTCCAATAGTCGAGCGAGGCCGCGGGATCCAGAGTGGTGGCAAGGATACCGGAAGGGGTGCCCGTGATACCAAGCGCGAGCGGTT of the Candidatus Methylomirabilota bacterium genome contains:
- a CDS encoding group 1 truncated hemoglobin — protein: DRQLVVDFLCEAFGGPVIYRGRDMKTSHEGLNISESDWQIFVKHTLATLDKFGVQGKEREEFLAAAASLKADIVDR
- a CDS encoding response regulator transcription factor is translated as MVAAETPVVFVVDDDPSVRKSLTRLLRAAGWEVESFASGREFLAQPRPDRPSCLLLDVRMPGLTGPALQDALESLGERLSIVFLTGYGDVRMGVRAMKGGAVDVLTKPVSKEELLDAVERAVAIALRDRRERARIKEIRDRIKTLTPREAMVFALVVTGMLNKQSAAELGVVEKTVKMHRARVMEKMRAGSLAELVRLAAEAGVLAAKSGPAPG